ATTACCTGATTATCGGTGGGGGCATTGTGGGCCTGACCATTGCCCTCGAGCTCAAGAAGCGCAACCGAACCGCGAGCATTGTGGTGCTGGAGAAAGAACCGGAACTGGCCGTTCACGGTTCGGGGCGCAACTCCGGGGTGCTGCATGCCGGTTTTTACTACACTGCCGACTCGCTCAAGGCCCGCTTTACCCGTGATGGCAACGCCCGCTGGAAACAGTTTGTAGAGGAGCGCGGTCTGAAAATCAACCGCTGCGGCAAGCTGGTGGTGGCCAAAAACGAGCAGGAAGTGGAGGGGCTGCGCGAACTCAAGCGCCGGGGCGACCTGAACGGGGTCGAGACCTATCTGATTCCCCTCGAGGAGGCCAAGAAAATCGAGCCCAGGGTCAAAACCACCGAGCTGGCCCTGTGGTCGCCCAACACCGCTACCGTAGACCCCAAGGAATGCATGGCGGCCATTGCGGCGGAGTGCCAGGCCCAGGGGATTGAAATTCGCCTGAACAGCCCCTACCAGGCGCGGCGCGGCCAGGATGTCATCACACCCCAGGAGGTCTACAGCGCGGGCTTTGTGGTCAATGCTGCGGGGCTTCATGCCGACAAGGTCGCCCACGACTTTGGCATCGGGCTGCGTTACCGCATTCTGCCTTTCAAGGGCCTGTATGTGTATGGCTCCGAGCCAGTGGGAGCGCTGCGAACCAACATCTACCCGGTGCCCGACCTGCGCAACACCTTCCTGGGCGTCCACTTTACCGTTACGGTGGATGGCAAAGCCAAAATTGGCCCCACCGCTATCCCCGCCTTCTGGCGCGAGAACTACGAGGGGCTCAAAGGCTTCGATGCCGCCGAAGCCCTCTCCATTCTGCGCGACGAAGCCATTTTGTTTTTCCGCAACGACTTCAACTTCCGGGGGATTGCCCTCGAGGAAATCAAAAAATACTCCCAGGCTTACCTGGTCAGGCAGGCCTCGGCCCTGCTCGAGGGGGTCAGGCTGGAAAACTACCGCACCTGGGGCCGCCCTGGCATCCGCGCCCAGCTCTACGACCACCAGGACAAAAAACTGGTGATGGACTTCATGCTCGAGGGCAACCCGGAGAGCCTGCACGTGTTGAACGCCATCTCGCCGGCCTGGACCGCCTCCATGCCCTTTGCCGAGTATGTGGTGGATCAGATCGAGGCCTTGCACAAGGGTAAAGAGGTGGCAAAGGCGTAACGAGCGTCAAAGGTCTAGGGTCGATGGTCCATAGTCAATGGACGATTGACTATCGACTATGGACTATGGACTATAGCTGAAATAGACTCCTCCCAGAAGGAGCTGTTATGAGCCTACACCCCCTGGCCGGCAAACCTGCCCCGCACAGCATTCTGGTCAATATCCCGCGGCTGGTGAGCAGCTACTACGCCCTGCAGCCCAACCCCGAGAACCCGGCCCAGCAGGTGGCTTTTGGCACCAGCGGCCACCGGGGCACCTCCACTCAAGGCACCTTCAACGAGGCCCATATTCTGGCGGTCTCGCAAGCGGTGGCCGAGTACCGCGCCGAGCAGGGCATCACCGGGCCGCTTTTTTTGGGGATGGACACCCACGCCCTTTCCGAGGCTGCCTGGATTACTGCGGTAGAGGTACTGGCGGCTAATGGGGTGGATGTGCGGGTGGCCAAAGGGCGCGGCTACACGCCCACTCCCCTGGTCTCCCATGCCATCCTCGAGTACAACCGAGGCCGTAAGGCCGGACTGGCCGACGGCATCGTGATTACCCCCAGCCACAACCCTCCGCAGGACGGCGGCTTCAAGTACAACCCCCCCAGCGGCGGCCCTGCCGACACCAGCGTGACCAAGGTGGTGCAGGAACGGGCCAACCAGATCCTGCGCGATGGCCTCACCGAGGTAAAACGCTGGCCCCTGAGCCAGGCCCTCAACACCGTTCAGGAGTTCGACTTCGTCACGCCCTACGTGCGGCAGTTGGGCAGCATCCTGGATATGGAGGCCATTAAGGCGGCGGGGGTGCGGATTGGGGTAGACCCCCTGGGAGGCTCCTCGCTCGAGGTCTGGCAGCAAATTGCCCAGCACTACGGCCTGAACCTGACCATCGTCAACGAACGCATTGACCCCAGCTTTGCCTTCATGACCGTAGACAAGGACGGCAAAATTCGCATGGACTGCTCGTCGCCCTATGCCATGGCCTCGCTGATTGGCCTGAAGGACAGGTTCGACGTGGCCATCGGCAACGACCCCGACGCCGACCGGCACGGCATCGTGACCCCCGACGGGCTGATGAACCCCAACCACTACCTGGCGGTGTGCATCTTCTACCTCTACCAGCACCGCCCCCAGTGGCGTTCGGATATGGGAGTGGGGAAGACCCTGGTCAGCAGCAGCATGATTGACCGGGTGGCCCAGAGCCTGGGCAGGCGGCTCTTTGAAGTGCCGGTGGGTTTCAAGTATTTCGTGGATGGGCTGCTTGCAGGAACCCTTGGGTTTGGCGGTGAGGAAAGCGCCGGGGCCTCGTTCTTGCGCATGGATGGTACGGCCTGGAGTACCGACAAGGACGGTATTATTCTGGGCTTGCTGGCCGCCGAGATTCTGGCCAGAACCGGCAAGCCGCCCAGCCAGCATTACCACGACCTCGAGGCCCGCTTTGGTTCCTCG
This window of the Meiothermus sp. CFH 77666 genome carries:
- the lhgO gene encoding L-2-hydroxyglutarate oxidase, which produces MKTCDYLIIGGGIVGLTIALELKKRNRTASIVVLEKEPELAVHGSGRNSGVLHAGFYYTADSLKARFTRDGNARWKQFVEERGLKINRCGKLVVAKNEQEVEGLRELKRRGDLNGVETYLIPLEEAKKIEPRVKTTELALWSPNTATVDPKECMAAIAAECQAQGIEIRLNSPYQARRGQDVITPQEVYSAGFVVNAAGLHADKVAHDFGIGLRYRILPFKGLYVYGSEPVGALRTNIYPVPDLRNTFLGVHFTVTVDGKAKIGPTAIPAFWRENYEGLKGFDAAEALSILRDEAILFFRNDFNFRGIALEEIKKYSQAYLVRQASALLEGVRLENYRTWGRPGIRAQLYDHQDKKLVMDFMLEGNPESLHVLNAISPAWTASMPFAEYVVDQIEALHKGKEVAKA
- the pgm gene encoding phosphoglucomutase (alpha-D-glucose-1,6-bisphosphate-dependent), whose amino-acid sequence is MSLHPLAGKPAPHSILVNIPRLVSSYYALQPNPENPAQQVAFGTSGHRGTSTQGTFNEAHILAVSQAVAEYRAEQGITGPLFLGMDTHALSEAAWITAVEVLAANGVDVRVAKGRGYTPTPLVSHAILEYNRGRKAGLADGIVITPSHNPPQDGGFKYNPPSGGPADTSVTKVVQERANQILRDGLTEVKRWPLSQALNTVQEFDFVTPYVRQLGSILDMEAIKAAGVRIGVDPLGGSSLEVWQQIAQHYGLNLTIVNERIDPSFAFMTVDKDGKIRMDCSSPYAMASLIGLKDRFDVAIGNDPDADRHGIVTPDGLMNPNHYLAVCIFYLYQHRPQWRSDMGVGKTLVSSSMIDRVAQSLGRRLFEVPVGFKYFVDGLLAGTLGFGGEESAGASFLRMDGTAWSTDKDGIILGLLAAEILARTGKPPSQHYHDLEARFGSSAYTRIDAEANSAQKKALANLSPEMVTATELAGEPIRAKLTRAPGNNEPIGGLKVVTENAWFAARPSGTEDVYKIYAESFKGEAHLERVLIEAREVVNAAFRAAGVL